From a single Sorghum bicolor cultivar BTx623 chromosome 5, Sorghum_bicolor_NCBIv3, whole genome shotgun sequence genomic region:
- the LOC8083102 gene encoding uncharacterized protein LOC8083102: MSACVVVLVVAETSPGLHSSHRVKKSGPCNWAALSIDVSFGLGCAFYSLWCGPRAGEDLGRGDAHAQDRWSALCTLYSVPRTPLLHLHLGSPIPCQSLYKCSPGGITGTVPCHRQNTHKNLSIKKNMAQSAKLLLLLPALLLLLLVQAQGARPAAAAASNATKLRPSSKCLASSVTVSQSNTGDKAGYDPVFEVTVRNTCRCAVRGVYLRSEGFASSVAVDPRLFRRDGRDYLVGDGRRIEAAAEVRFRYAWDRAFRMTTATVHDDCS; the protein is encoded by the exons ATGTCCGCATGTGTAGTGGTTCTAGTGGTTGCTGAAACATCCCCTGGACTTCACAGTTCACACCGTGTAAAAAAATCTG GCCCCTGCAACTGGGCAGCATTGTCTATTGACGTGTCCTTTGGGTTGGGCTGTGCATTCTACTCTCTGTGGTGTGGACCTAGAGCAGGGGAAGACTTGGGACGCGGTGATGCACACGCACAGGACCGTTGGTCTGCACTCTGTACTCTGTACTCTGTACCACGGACACCTCTCCTACACCTTCACCTTGGCTCTCCCATCCCATGCCAATCCCTCTATAAGTGCAGCCCGGGTGGCATCACAGGCACCGTTCCATGCCACAGGCAAAATACCCACAAGAACCTCTCAATCAAGAAGAACATGGCACAGTCGGCGAAGCTGCTGCTTCTCCTCCCTGCCCTCCTTCTGCTCCTCCTTGTCCAAGCGCAAG GTgcacggccggcggcggcggcggcgtcgaacGCGACGAAGCTCAGGCCCAGCAGCAAGTGCTTGGCGTCGAGCGTGACGGTGTCGCAGTCCAACACGGGCGACAAGGCCGGGTACGACCCGGTGTTCGAGGTGACGGTGCGCAACACCTGCCGCTGCGCCGTCCGCGGCGTCTACCTCCGCTCCGAGGGCTTCGCCAGCTCCGTCGCCGTCGACCCGCGCCTGTTCCGCCGGGACGGGCGCGACTACCTCGTCGGTGACGGGCGCCGGATCGAGGCCGCCGCCGAGGTGCGCTTCCGCTACGCCTGGGACCGTGCTTTCCGGATGACCACCGCCACCGTGCACGACGACTGCTCCTGA
- the LOC8083103 gene encoding probable LRR receptor-like serine/threonine-protein kinase At3g47570, translating into MKFPTSFLLHILLLLPHATCSPLHGNEADRMALLGFKLSCSDPHGSLASWNASSHYCLWKGVSCSRKHPQRVTQLDLTDQGLTGYISPSLGNLTHLRAVRLSNNSFSGEIPASLGHLRRLQEISISNNSLQGWIPGEFANCSNLQILSLSSNRLKGRVPQNIGSLLKLVILNLSANNLTGSIPRSVGNMTALRVLSLSENNLQGSIPEELGLLLQVSYLGLGANLFSGSVSQTMFNLSSVIYLGLELNHLNKAVLPSDFGNNLPNLQHLGLDSNNFEGPVPASIANASKLIDVGLSRNYFSGIVPSSLGSLHDLTFLNLESNSIEASDRESWEFIDTLTNCSKLQAIALDMNNLGGYVPSSIGNLSSELQILYLGTNQLSGVFPSSIAKLQNLIALSLENNQYIGSIPEWIGELGNLQVLYLEGNSFTGSIPFSIGNLSQLLHLYLQDNKIEGLLPASLGNMKNLLRLNITNNSLQGSIPAEVFSLPSLISCQLSVNKLDGMLPPEVGNAKQLMELELSSNKLSGEIPHTLGNCHGLEIIDLAQNSLVGEISVSLGNLGSLERLNLSHNNLSGTIPKSLGGLKLLNQIDISYNHFVGEVPTKGVFLNASAVLLNGNSGLCGGSAELHMPACSAQSSDSLKRSQSLRTKVIAGIAITVIALLVIILTLLYKKNKPKQASVILPSFGAKFPTVTYKDLAEATDGFSSSNLIGRGRYGSVYKANLHGQSNLVAVKVFDMGTRGANRSFIAECEALRSLRHRNLVPILTACSSIDSGGNDFKALVYEFMPNGSLDSFLHPNEGGTHSPCFLTLAQRLSIALDIANALEYLHFGSQRPIVHSDLKPSNILLGNDITAHISDFGLARFFDSVSTSTYGVKGTIGYIAPEYAAGGQVVASGDVYAFGIILLEMLTGRRPTDDMFKDGVTIVSFVEASIPDHIPEIVDAQLLEEIDDYNESPAKVVECLRSVLKIGLSCTCQSLNERMSMREVAAKLQAIIETYETEEALEVAC; encoded by the exons ATGAAGTTCCCTACTTCATTTCTGCTCCATATTCTGCTTCTGCTGCCCCACGCGACATGCTCGCCGTTGCATGGGAATGAGGCTGATCGGATGGCTCTACTTGGTTTCAAGCTATCCTGTAGCGATCCTCACGGATCCTTGGCCTCCTGGAATGCGAGCAGTCACTACTGTTTGTGGAAAGGAGTCTCATGTAGCAGGAAGCATCCACAGCGTGTCACTCAGCTTGATCTCACTGATCAAGGCTTGACCGGCTACATCTCTCCATCCCTGGGAAACCTTACACATCTCAGAGCTGTGCGCCTGTCAAATAATAGTTTCAGTGGTGAGATCCCTGCTTCACTTGGTCATCTGCGCCGGCTCCAGGAGATTTCCATTAGCAATAACTCGCTGCAAGGTTGGATTCCTGGGGAGTTCGCAAATTGTTCTAACCTCCAGATCTTATCCCTCAGCTCTAATCGTCTAAAAGGGAGGGTTCCTCAAAACATTGGCTCCCTCTTGAAGCTTGTTATCCTGAATCTTTCGGCGAATAACCTCACCGGATCTATTCCACGTTCAGTTGGTAACATGACAGCTCTCCGTGTGCTTTCTCTTTCAGAGAACAACCTTCAGGGAAGCATCCCTGAAGAACTTGGACTGCTGCTGCAAGTGTCATACTTGGGTCTTGGTGCCAACTTGTTTTCGGGCAGTGTGTCGCAAACGATGTTCAATCTATCTTCTGTCATTTACCTTGGACTGGAGTTGAACCATCTTAATAAGGCAGTGCTACCTTCTGATTTTGGCAACAATCTTCCCAATCTTCAGCACCTTGGGTTAGATTCTAACAATTTTGAAGGGCCTGTCCCAGCTTCTATAGCCAATGCTTCAAAGCTCATTGATGTTGGACTGTCTAGAAACTATTTCAGTGGTATAGTGCCAAGCTCTCTAGGCAGTTTACATGATCTCACCTTCCTGAATCTTGAATCCAATAGTATTGAAGCATCTGACCGGGAGAGTTGGGAGTTCATCGACACATTGACCAACTGCAGCAAACTTCAAGCAATTGCACTTGATATGAACAACTTAGGAGGGTATGTGCCAAGTTCAATCGGTAATCTCTCCTCTGAACTTCAAATATTGTACCTTGGCACAAACCAGTTATCTGGAGTGTTCCCCTCAAGCATTGCAAAGCTCCAGAACTTGATTGCTTTGTCACTTGAAAACAACCAGTACATCGGGTCAATTCCTGAGTGGATAGGAGAGCTTGGGAATTTGCAGGTGTTATACCTGGAAGGAAACAGCTTCACTGGATCCATACCATTTTCCATCGGTAACCTTTCTCAGTTGTTGCATCTTTATCTTCAAGATAATAAGATTGAAGGCCTCCTTCCAGCAAGCCTCGGAAACATGAAGAATCTCCTAAGACTGAACATCACTAATAACAGCCTCCAGGGGAGCATTCCAGCTGAGGTTTTCAGTCTTCCATCACTGATAAGTTGCCAACTATCTGTCAACAAGCTTGATGGCATGTTGCCCCCAGAGGTTGGCAATGCTAAACAACTCATGGAGCTGGAACTGTCATCAAACAAGCTATCTGGAGAAATCCCACACACTCTGGGTAACTGCCATGGCTTAGAAATCATAGATTTAGCTCAAAACTCCCTTGTTGGAGAAATTTCAGTATCCTTGGGCAATTTGGGGAGCTTGGAAAGATTGAATCTTTCCCACAACAACCTGTCAGGAACAATCCCCAAATCTCTGGGTGGTTTGAAGCTGCTGAACCAAATAGATATTTCATACAATCATTTTGTAGGTGAAGTTCCAACAAAGGGTGTGTTTCTGAATGCATCTGCTGTCTTGCTTAATGGGAACTCAGGGCTGTGTGGTGGATCTGCAGAGCTCCACATGCCAGCATGTTCTGCTCAATCTTCAGATTCGCTGAAGCGAAGCCAGTCTCTCAGGACAAAAGTAATAGCTGGTATAGCGATCACAGTTATAGCTCTACTTGTTATCATTCTTACCTTACTTTATAAAAAGAATAAACCAAAGCAGGCATCTGTGATCCTACCTTCATTCGGTGCAAAATTTCCAACTGTCACTTACAAGGATCTAGCTGAAGCAACAGATGGGTTCTCGTCATCCAATTTGATTGGCAGAGGAAGATATGGCTCTGTATACAAAGCAAACTTACATGGACAGAGTAACTTGGTAGCTGTGAAGGTTTTTGACATGGGAACTAGAGGGGCTAACAGAAGCTTTATTGCAGAGTGTGAAGCTCTAAGAAGTTTAAGGCACCGCAATCTCGTTCCTATCCTAACTGCCTGCTCAAGTATTGATTCCGGAGGAAACGACTTTAAAGCTTTGGTATATGAGTTCATGCCTAATGGTAGCCTCGACTCATTTTTACACCCCAACGAAGGTGGTACGCACAGTCCCTGTTTTCTGACACTAGCTCAAAGGCTGAGCATTGCTCTTGACATCGCAAATGCATTGGAATACCTGCACTTCGGTAGCCAGAGGCCTATTGTACACTCTGATCTGAAGCCTAGCAACATCCTTCTTGGCAATGATATTACTGCCCACATCAGTGACTTTGGCCTCGCAAGATTCTTCGACAGTGTGAGCACAAGTACCTATGGAGTGAAAGGCACCATTGGCTACATTGCTCCAG AGTATGCAGCTGGAGGGCAAGTGGTGGCTTCTGGTGATGTGTACGCCTTCGGGATAATCCTGCTTGAGATGCTCACTGGGAGGAGGCCTACTGACGACATGTTCAAGGATGGGGTGACCATTGTGAGTTTTGTGGAGGCAAGCATCCCTGACCATATACCGGAGATTGTTGATGCCCAGCTGCTAGAAGAAATCGACGACTATAATGAGAGTCCTGCGAAGGTCGTGGAGTGCCTACGATCCGTGCTGAAGATTGGGCTGTCCTGCACTTGTCAGTCGCTGAATGAGAGGATGAGCATGAGAGAAGTGGCCGCGAAGCTGCAGGCCATTATAGAGACTTATGAGACTGAAGAAGCTCTGGAGGTGGCCTGTTGA